A window of Polaromonas hydrogenivorans contains these coding sequences:
- a CDS encoding MFS transporter → MTANPLPLAEKQERLLVFTLAGIQFSHILDFMIMMPLGPSLIAALKIDTQQFALLVSIYTLAAAASGLLAATFVDFFERKGLLLTLFALFALATLLCAMAPDYQTLLLTRGLAGVFGGVLGALLQTIVGDVIPFERRGQASGAVMSATAAASVLGVPASLMLATALGWQWPFVAIAAIAVVFLGLAARHVPALPRRPTAPAGRGWRQSFGGIGAVLRDRNHLMAMLFMTLGAFSTFTVIPYLTLYLVGNVGLSAQQLPMVYALGGMAGFFSARWIGRLADRWGKVRTYRLIALLSMAPIFMQTHMPPMALGWVLLCSTLFFTLGLGRAIPAMAITISAVQPPLRGTFLSLNSAVQQLACGAAAFLGGLMISQTPAGTISGYGAAGWLAIGLTGLTILLAGKIHMHTRPPAA, encoded by the coding sequence ATGACAGCGAACCCCTTGCCACTGGCGGAAAAGCAGGAGCGCCTGCTGGTGTTCACGCTGGCAGGCATACAGTTTTCCCACATCCTTGACTTCATGATCATGATGCCGCTGGGCCCCAGCCTGATTGCGGCGCTGAAGATCGACACGCAGCAATTTGCGCTGCTGGTGTCGATCTACACGCTGGCCGCTGCGGCCAGCGGACTGCTTGCCGCGACCTTTGTTGATTTTTTTGAACGAAAAGGCTTGCTGCTCACGCTGTTTGCGCTGTTCGCACTGGCCACCTTGCTGTGCGCAATGGCGCCCGACTACCAGACGCTGCTGCTGACCCGTGGACTGGCGGGCGTCTTTGGCGGCGTGCTGGGGGCATTGCTGCAAACCATCGTCGGGGACGTGATTCCTTTCGAGCGGCGCGGCCAGGCCAGTGGCGCGGTGATGTCGGCCACGGCGGCGGCGTCCGTGCTGGGGGTGCCAGCGTCGCTGATGCTGGCCACGGCGCTGGGCTGGCAGTGGCCTTTCGTGGCGATTGCGGCCATTGCCGTGGTTTTCCTGGGGCTGGCGGCGCGCCATGTTCCGGCCTTGCCAAGGCGCCCGACAGCCCCTGCCGGGCGCGGCTGGAGACAGTCTTTTGGTGGCATTGGCGCGGTGTTGCGCGACCGCAATCATTTGATGGCGATGCTGTTCATGACCCTGGGGGCGTTTTCGACCTTCACCGTGATCCCCTATCTCACGCTCTACCTCGTCGGCAATGTGGGCCTGAGCGCGCAGCAGTTGCCCATGGTTTACGCCCTGGGCGGAATGGCTGGTTTTTTCAGCGCGCGATGGATAGGCCGCCTGGCTGACCGCTGGGGCAAGGTGCGCACCTACCGGCTGATCGCGCTGCTGTCGATGGCGCCCATCTTCATGCAAACGCATATGCCGCCGATGGCGCTGGGCTGGGTTCTGCTGTGCAGCACGCTGTTTTTCACGCTGGGGCTTGGCCGCGCGATACCGGCCATGGCGATCACCATCTCGGCGGTGCAGCCGCCGCTGCGCGGCACGTTCCTGTCGCTCAATTCAGCCGTCCAGCAGCTGGCCTGCGGCGCGGCGGCTTTTCTGGGCGGGCTGATGATCAGCCAGACGCCGGCTGGCACCATCAGCGGCTATGGCGCCGCCGGCTGGCTGGCCATTGGCCTGACCGGACTGACGATCCTGCTGGCCGGAAAAATCCACATGCATACCCGGCCGCCTGCGGCCTGA
- a CDS encoding bifunctional nicotinamide-nucleotide adenylyltransferase/Nudix hydroxylase: MTTPIAAQHYDVSVCIGRFQTFHHGQLALLRRALASAPLCIVALGSAHQARTPKNPFTWQERAEMIRLALPEADRSRVRFLPVRDYYDQERWVGAVRQGVLALAGATAGTSFVLVGHFKDATSQYLEGFPGWTLDALPLQGNIDASALRDAYFGNAGTALDATLAALVSQAPASTLAFLRAWAALPYFQQLAQEWDNLRQEKARWAGSPYPPVFVTVDAVVQCGGCVLLIRRGYAPGKGLLAVPGGFIEQRETVYQSALRELMEETGLQLLEGDMHHALKAVHVFDHPDRSQRGRVITHAHLFDLGSRRPPEVRAADDAASAEWVPIEKLASLEDQFHDDHFHMLDFFFSLTPR, translated from the coding sequence ATGACAACACCCATCGCTGCTCAACACTACGACGTTTCGGTCTGCATCGGCCGCTTCCAGACCTTTCACCATGGCCAGCTGGCGCTGCTGCGCAGGGCGCTGGCATCGGCGCCGCTGTGCATCGTCGCGCTCGGCTCGGCCCATCAGGCGCGAACGCCCAAAAACCCGTTCACCTGGCAGGAGCGCGCCGAAATGATCCGGCTGGCCCTGCCCGAGGCGGACCGCAGCCGGGTCCGGTTTTTGCCGGTGCGCGACTATTACGACCAGGAGCGCTGGGTGGGCGCCGTCCGGCAGGGCGTATTGGCGCTGGCGGGCGCGACCGCCGGAACTTCCTTTGTCCTGGTCGGGCATTTCAAGGACGCCACCAGCCAGTACCTCGAAGGCTTTCCGGGCTGGACGCTGGACGCCTTGCCGCTGCAGGGCAATATTGACGCCAGCGCCTTGCGCGACGCCTATTTTGGCAATGCCGGAACCGCGCTCGATGCCACGCTGGCCGCGCTGGTCAGCCAGGCGCCCGCCAGCACGCTGGCGTTCCTGCGCGCCTGGGCGGCGCTGCCGTATTTCCAGCAACTTGCGCAGGAGTGGGACAACCTGCGGCAGGAAAAAGCGCGCTGGGCCGGCTCGCCGTACCCGCCGGTGTTCGTGACGGTCGATGCCGTGGTCCAGTGTGGCGGCTGCGTGCTGCTGATCCGGCGCGGCTATGCGCCCGGCAAGGGCCTGCTGGCGGTGCCGGGCGGCTTCATCGAGCAGCGCGAAACCGTGTACCAGTCGGCCCTGCGCGAGTTGATGGAAGAAACAGGTCTTCAATTGCTCGAAGGCGACATGCACCATGCGCTGAAGGCCGTGCATGTGTTTGACCACCCCGACCGCAGCCAGCGCGGCCGCGTGATCACCCATGCGCATCTGTTTGACCTGGGTTCGCGCCGCCCGCCCGAAGTCCGGGCCGCCGACGATGCCGCATCCGCAGAGTGGGTTCCGATTGAAAAACTGGCCAGCCTGGAAGACCAGTTCCATGACGACCATTTCCACATGCTGGATTTCTTTTTCTCGCTGACACCGCGCTAA
- a CDS encoding NAD+ synthase, which produces MLKITVAQLNFTIGDLAGNVAKMVAAARSAWADESDIVVFSEMALTAYYPGDLLDEDGFMERVDAAFADLLLASRQIPGLHWVVGLPARCDAPGKKLINALRVIQGGEVLLEYAKQLLPTYNIFDERRHFEPGQDVAKVLRIRGVQAGFLICEDGWNDHGLDYAVNPFERLRDAAPDLVISINASPSNTGKREQRHQVFSAASRRNQLPILYVNQVGGHDQLVYEGASFAVEPRAGVVHEAGRFVEEVSTLRFDNGRFLTLAGDRPAKVPVEGLPLMAFYRRQIVLGLRDYARRCGFSRAVIGSSGGIDSALTLALAVEALGPANVVAITMPSEFSSAGSVDDSELLCRNLGVELLRHPINGLVAEFSSGFKAAFGQPLQGIALENLQARARGTVLMEYSNSLGHLLLTTGNKSELSVGYCTLYGDTNGGLGLIGDLYKTEVFALSRHLNETAGKELIPQAIIGKAPSAELAPGQKDVDSLPPYPVLDEVLKLLIEGRRLAPGEYEKAASFVDALRKEAENHAMIERIRGMIARNEYKRRQAPPIIRLRARAFGTGRQMPIAAKFE; this is translated from the coding sequence ATGCTCAAAATCACCGTCGCGCAACTGAACTTCACGATTGGCGATCTGGCCGGCAACGTCGCCAAAATGGTCGCGGCCGCCCGCAGCGCCTGGGCCGATGAATCCGACATCGTGGTGTTTTCTGAAATGGCCCTGACGGCTTACTATCCCGGCGACCTGCTGGACGAGGACGGCTTCATGGAACGGGTCGATGCGGCCTTCGCGGATCTTTTGCTCGCTTCGCGCCAGATACCCGGCCTGCACTGGGTGGTCGGCCTGCCGGCGCGCTGCGATGCGCCGGGCAAGAAGCTGATCAACGCCCTGCGCGTCATCCAGGGCGGCGAGGTGCTGCTCGAATACGCCAAGCAGCTGCTGCCCACCTACAACATCTTCGACGAGCGGCGGCATTTCGAGCCCGGCCAGGACGTGGCCAAGGTGCTGCGCATCCGGGGCGTGCAGGCGGGTTTTCTGATCTGCGAGGACGGCTGGAACGACCACGGGCTGGACTATGCGGTCAATCCTTTCGAGCGCCTGCGCGACGCCGCGCCTGACCTGGTGATTTCGATCAACGCCAGCCCGTCCAATACCGGCAAGCGCGAACAGCGCCACCAGGTATTCAGCGCCGCCAGCCGGCGCAACCAGCTGCCGATCCTGTATGTCAACCAGGTGGGCGGGCATGACCAGCTGGTGTATGAAGGCGCGTCCTTTGCCGTGGAGCCTCGGGCCGGCGTGGTCCATGAGGCCGGGCGCTTTGTGGAAGAGGTCAGCACGCTGCGTTTTGACAATGGCCGCTTTCTGACGCTGGCCGGCGACCGCCCGGCAAAGGTGCCGGTGGAGGGCTTGCCCCTCATGGCGTTCTACCGGCGCCAGATCGTGCTGGGCCTGCGCGACTATGCGCGCCGCTGCGGTTTCAGCCGCGCGGTGATCGGCTCATCGGGCGGCATTGATTCGGCGCTGACGCTGGCGCTGGCCGTCGAAGCCCTCGGCCCGGCCAATGTGGTAGCCATCACCATGCCCTCGGAATTCTCGTCGGCCGGCTCGGTCGATGATTCTGAATTGCTGTGCCGGAATCTGGGCGTCGAACTCCTGCGCCATCCCATCAACGGCCTGGTAGCGGAATTCTCCAGCGGTTTTAAAGCCGCCTTCGGCCAGCCGCTGCAGGGCATCGCCCTGGAAAACCTGCAGGCGCGGGCGCGCGGAACGGTGCTGATGGAATACTCGAACAGCTTGGGCCATCTGCTGCTGACCACCGGCAACAAGTCCGAGCTGTCGGTGGGCTACTGCACGCTCTACGGCGACACCAACGGCGGCCTGGGACTGATCGGCGACCTGTACAAGACGGAGGTGTTTGCCCTGTCGCGCCACCTCAACGAAACGGCAGGCAAGGAACTCATTCCCCAGGCCATCATCGGCAAGGCGCCTTCCGCGGAACTGGCGCCCGGCCAGAAGGATGTGGACAGCCTGCCGCCGTATCCGGTGCTCGACGAGGTGCTCAAGCTGCTGATCGAGGGGCGGCGGCTGGCGCCTGGGGAGTATGAAAAAGCGGCCAGCTTCGTCGATGCGTTGCGCAAGGAAGCCGAAAACCACGCGATGATAGAGCGCATCCGGGGCATGATTGCGCGCAATGAATACAAGCGGCGCCAGGCCCCGCCCATCATCCGTCTGCGCGCCCGCGCCTTCGGCACCGGGCGGCAGATGCCGATTGCCGCCAAGTTTGAATAA
- the pncB gene encoding nicotinate phosphoribosyltransferase: MQAIIQSLLDTDLYKFTMWQTMLHRHPQTQAEYSFVCRNQPGYPLADLLPEVNEQLDHLCSLRFQPEELRYLRGLRFIKSDFADFLRIFQFQREFISARADGQSLVIQATGPQVHVMAFEIFVLSIVNELYFRRFDQPAALAQGRQRLRDKIALLRDFGKEPALRHPFEFFDFGVRRRFSRDWQTEVVGTLQRELPDYFKGTSNVLLAKTLDLVPIGTMAHEYLQTYQALGMTLRDFQRAALEDWVQEYRGDLGVALTDVVGMDAFLADFDLYFAKLFDGLRHDSGDPFVWGEKALAHYAKLRVDPHNKRLVFSDGLDIPAALGLYRAFANRTQTGFGIGTNLTNDMGLTPLNIVMKLTGCNDRPVAKLSDSPGKTLCDNETFLAYLRQVFNVPSAV; the protein is encoded by the coding sequence ATGCAAGCCATCATTCAAAGCCTGCTGGACACCGACCTGTACAAGTTCACGATGTGGCAAACCATGCTGCACCGCCATCCGCAGACGCAGGCCGAGTACAGCTTTGTCTGCCGCAACCAGCCGGGCTATCCGCTGGCCGATCTGCTGCCCGAGGTCAACGAGCAACTCGACCACCTCTGCAGCCTGCGCTTTCAGCCCGAGGAATTGCGCTACCTGCGCGGGCTGCGCTTCATCAAAAGCGACTTTGCCGATTTTTTGCGGATTTTCCAGTTCCAGCGCGAGTTCATCTCGGCGCGGGCCGACGGCCAGTCGCTGGTCATTCAGGCGACCGGCCCCCAGGTGCATGTGATGGCGTTTGAAATCTTTGTGCTGTCCATCGTCAACGAGCTGTATTTCCGCCGCTTCGACCAGCCGGCCGCGCTGGCGCAGGGCCGCCAGCGCCTGCGGGACAAGATCGCGCTGCTGCGGGACTTCGGCAAGGAGCCGGCCCTGCGCCATCCGTTCGAGTTTTTCGATTTCGGGGTGCGGCGCCGGTTCTCGCGCGACTGGCAGACCGAGGTGGTCGGCACGCTGCAGCGGGAGCTGCCAGACTATTTCAAGGGCACGTCCAATGTCCTGCTGGCCAAAACGCTGGACCTCGTGCCGATTGGCACCATGGCCCACGAGTACCTGCAGACCTACCAGGCGCTGGGCATGACGCTGCGCGACTTCCAGCGGGCCGCGCTGGAAGACTGGGTGCAGGAGTACCGGGGCGACTTGGGCGTGGCGCTGACCGATGTCGTCGGCATGGACGCCTTTCTGGCCGATTTCGACCTCTACTTCGCCAAGCTGTTCGACGGCCTGCGCCATGATTCGGGCGACCCGTTTGTCTGGGGCGAAAAAGCCCTGGCCCACTACGCCAAACTGCGGGTGGACCCGCACAACAAGCGCCTGGTGTTCTCGGACGGGCTGGATATTCCCGCCGCGCTCGGGCTGTACCGCGCCTTTGCCAACCGGACCCAGACCGGCTTTGGCATCGGCACGAATCTGACCAACGACATGGGGCTGACACCGCTGAACATCGTGATGAAGCTGACCGGCTGCAATGACCGGCCGGTGGCCAAGCTGTCCGACAGCCCCGGCAAGACCCTGTGCGACAACGAGACCTTCCTTGCCTATCTGCGGCAGGTGTTCAATGTCCCGTCAGCTGTCTGA
- a CDS encoding cysteine hydrolase family protein, translated as MKKNIQLLLIDPQNDFCDLPADWRPLDPLSGRALAPALPVAGAHEDMLRLAGLIREGAAGISAIALTLDSHHRFDIAHPTFWQTGVGGSVNPFTPIRAAQVRDGRYVPKDPAMRPRALAYLDALEQRGRYTLMVWPVHCEIGSWGYTIHPAVKAACNRWEDQHLAVVQKISKGSNPWTEHYSALQAEVPDAGDAATQLNRAFIAELDRADQIIIAGEASSHCVRATTEHLIDHLPSGQPGKVVLLTDCMSPVGGFEAQHQAFLADMASRGVRLATSAEILPALLNNA; from the coding sequence ATGAAGAAAAACATCCAGCTTCTCCTCATCGACCCGCAAAACGACTTTTGCGACTTGCCCGCCGACTGGCGCCCGCTCGACCCCTTGAGTGGGCGGGCGCTTGCTCCGGCGCTGCCTGTCGCTGGCGCGCATGAAGACATGCTGCGCCTGGCCGGGCTGATCCGCGAAGGCGCGGCCGGCATCTCGGCCATCGCGCTGACGCTGGACTCGCACCACCGCTTTGACATCGCGCATCCGACCTTCTGGCAAACCGGCGTGGGCGGCAGCGTCAACCCGTTCACGCCGATCAGGGCGGCCCAGGTGCGCGATGGCCGCTATGTTCCCAAAGACCCGGCCATGCGGCCCAGGGCGCTGGCCTACCTGGATGCGCTGGAGCAGCGCGGCCGCTACACCCTGATGGTCTGGCCGGTGCATTGCGAAATCGGCAGCTGGGGCTACACCATCCACCCGGCCGTCAAGGCGGCCTGCAACCGCTGGGAAGACCAGCATCTCGCCGTGGTGCAAAAAATCAGCAAGGGCAGCAATCCCTGGACCGAGCACTACAGCGCCCTGCAGGCCGAGGTTCCCGACGCGGGCGATGCCGCCACCCAGCTCAACCGGGCGTTCATCGCCGAACTGGACCGCGCCGACCAGATCATCATTGCCGGCGAGGCCAGCAGCCACTGCGTGAGAGCGACGACCGAACACCTGATCGACCACCTGCCTTCCGGCCAGCCCGGCAAGGTGGTGCTGCTGACCGACTGCATGAGCCCTGTCGGCGGCTTCGAGGCGCAGCATCAGGCTTTTCTGGCGGATATGGCCAGTCGCGGCGTGCGGCTGGCAACCAGCGCCGAAATACTTCCCGCCCTGTTAAACAACGCCTGA
- a CDS encoding NUDIX hydrolase: MMATRDIPDFERPLTTVDVVIFTVLDGQLQVLLVRRPDGPEEPFPNAWALPGGFVDVRLDDSLESCARRKLLDKTGVQSPYLEQLGSWGSKSRDPRGWSATHAYFALLPADAVQLKQEEGKFAQWHPVNEPPPGQPLAFDHADILQAALERLRSKVEYTSLPAFLLPEPFTLPQLQKVYEIVLGRPVDKSGFRTRALAAGFLDEQGLLDVGSPRPAMGYRLKDRAAAVYFPRPFSPRSS, translated from the coding sequence ATGATGGCCACCAGGGATATTCCAGATTTTGAAAGGCCGCTGACCACGGTCGATGTGGTGATCTTCACCGTGCTGGACGGCCAGTTGCAGGTCTTGCTGGTCAGGCGCCCTGACGGGCCGGAAGAGCCTTTTCCGAATGCCTGGGCCTTGCCGGGCGGCTTTGTCGATGTCCGGCTGGATGACTCACTCGAAAGCTGCGCCCGGCGCAAGCTGCTCGACAAGACGGGGGTGCAAAGCCCCTACCTGGAGCAGCTGGGCAGCTGGGGAAGCAAGAGCCGCGACCCGCGCGGCTGGTCCGCCACGCATGCCTACTTTGCCCTGCTGCCTGCCGATGCCGTGCAGCTGAAGCAGGAGGAAGGCAAATTCGCCCAATGGCACCCCGTCAATGAACCGCCGCCCGGCCAGCCGCTGGCCTTCGACCATGCCGACATCCTGCAGGCCGCGCTGGAGCGCCTCCGGAGCAAGGTCGAATACACCTCCCTGCCGGCCTTTTTGCTGCCCGAGCCCTTCACCCTGCCTCAGTTGCAAAAGGTGTATGAAATCGTGCTGGGCCGCCCGGTGGACAAGAGCGGCTTTCGCACCCGCGCCCTGGCGGCCGGTTTTCTGGACGAGCAGGGGTTGCTGGATGTCGGCTCGCCCCGGCCGGCGATGGGCTACCGCCTGAAGGACAGGGCGGCGGCGGTGTATTTCCCGAGGCCTTTCAGCCCCAGGAGCAGTTAA
- a CDS encoding UPF0149 family protein produces the protein MTNSNLTPATSADTAWMETEAFDELDAILDDLRSRYDETPQWEFCEGFMAAVICSRRPIPDYEYLGVLLGLPVEGEEPDEDSGSFASDEQRERFLALWNQRWNEVETALDAEVDSLEDDACYHPEVMDIRGVVADMPPEEQAAFAKADLPAFAQVWALGFMFAVESWSDEWAAPRDKDAAKWLDGALQAIVAMTEDDAAAPEVSPLSEEGTPSTSIARLNAFGEAIWAVYDLRELWKTMGPKVETIRREATPGRNDPCSCGSGKKYKKCCGA, from the coding sequence ATGACAAATTCAAACCTCACCCCAGCCACCTCCGCCGACACTGCGTGGATGGAAACCGAAGCCTTCGACGAACTCGACGCCATCCTGGACGACCTGCGCAGCCGCTACGACGAAACGCCGCAGTGGGAATTCTGCGAAGGCTTCATGGCCGCCGTGATCTGCTCGCGCCGCCCGATTCCTGACTACGAATACCTGGGCGTGCTGCTCGGCCTGCCGGTCGAGGGCGAGGAGCCCGACGAAGACAGCGGCTCGTTCGCCAGCGACGAACAGCGCGAACGCTTTCTCGCGCTCTGGAACCAGCGCTGGAACGAAGTTGAAACCGCGCTTGATGCCGAAGTCGATTCGCTCGAAGACGACGCCTGCTACCACCCCGAAGTGATGGACATTCGCGGCGTGGTGGCCGACATGCCGCCCGAGGAACAGGCCGCGTTTGCGAAAGCAGACCTGCCCGCGTTCGCGCAGGTGTGGGCGCTGGGCTTCATGTTCGCGGTCGAAAGCTGGTCCGACGAATGGGCCGCCCCGCGCGACAAGGACGCCGCCAAATGGCTGGACGGCGCGCTGCAGGCCATCGTCGCCATGACCGAGGACGACGCCGCCGCGCCCGAAGTCTCGCCGCTGAGCGAGGAAGGCACGCCCAGCACCAGCATCGCCCGGCTCAATGCGTTCGGCGAAGCCATCTGGGCGGTGTACGACCTGCGCGAACTGTGGAAGACCATGGGGCCGAAGGTCGAGACCATCCGCAGGGAAGCCACGCCGGGGCGCAATGACCCTTGCTCTTGCGGGAGTGGGAAGAAGTACAAGAAGTGCTGCGGGGCGTGA
- a CDS encoding DUF2238 domain-containing protein, translated as MTEAARARLLAGLGLLVLAALVASGVSPHDRATWLLEVAPVLIAAPVLGATWRRYPLTTLLYALIALHMLVLILGGAYTYARVPLGFWLQDALHLARNPYDKIGHFMQGLVPAMVAREVLLQRGYVSSRGMAAFLSVCVAMAISAVYELIEWGVALAAGSGATDFLGTQGDVWDTQSDMFWALLGAMVAVTVLRGWHDRQIRAMSY; from the coding sequence ATGACAGAAGCAGCGCGCGCCCGGCTGCTGGCCGGTCTGGGCCTCTTGGTGCTGGCCGCGCTGGTGGCATCTGGCGTGTCGCCGCATGACCGCGCGACCTGGCTGCTCGAAGTGGCGCCCGTGCTAATTGCCGCGCCCGTGCTGGGGGCGACTTGGCGGCGCTATCCGCTGACGACGCTGCTCTACGCGTTGATTGCGCTGCACATGTTGGTGCTGATCCTGGGCGGCGCCTACACCTACGCGCGCGTGCCGCTGGGTTTCTGGCTGCAGGACGCGCTGCACCTGGCGCGCAACCCCTACGACAAGATCGGTCACTTCATGCAGGGGCTGGTGCCGGCGATGGTGGCGCGTGAGGTCTTATTGCAGCGCGGCTATGTAAGCAGCCGGGGCATGGCGGCGTTCCTGTCGGTGTGCGTGGCGATGGCGATCAGCGCCGTGTATGAACTGATCGAGTGGGGCGTGGCACTGGCTGCGGGCAGTGGCGCCACCGACTTCCTGGGAACGCAGGGCGATGTGTGGGATACGCAGTCGGACATGTTCTGGGCGCTGCTCGGGGCGATGGTGGCGGTGACGGTGTTGCGGGGGTGGCATGACCGGCAGATCAGGGCGATGAGCTACTAA
- a CDS encoding nuclear transport factor 2 family protein produces the protein MHPNQTRLDHFYAAFARLDADAMADCYAPDAQFDDEVFSLRGHEQVSGMWRMLCEATQAKNRDAWKLVYSGIEADDKTGKAHWEADYRFSASGRKVHNVIDGVFEFNDAGLITRHRDRFDFWGWSRQALGIPGVVLGWTPFFRNQVKQQAAANLDKYLAKRRA, from the coding sequence ATGCACCCCAACCAGACCCGGCTCGACCATTTTTACGCCGCCTTCGCGCGCCTTGATGCCGATGCCATGGCCGACTGCTATGCGCCAGACGCGCAGTTCGACGACGAGGTGTTTTCACTGCGCGGTCATGAGCAGGTCAGCGGCATGTGGCGCATGCTGTGCGAGGCCACGCAGGCCAAAAACCGCGACGCCTGGAAGCTGGTGTACAGCGGCATCGAGGCCGACGACAAAACCGGCAAGGCGCACTGGGAAGCCGACTACCGTTTCAGCGCCTCGGGGCGCAAGGTGCACAACGTCATCGACGGCGTGTTTGAATTCAATGACGCGGGGCTGATCACCCGGCACCGCGACCGCTTCGATTTCTGGGGCTGGTCACGCCAGGCGCTGGGCATTCCCGGCGTGGTGCTGGGCTGGACACCGTTTTTTCGCAACCAGGTCAAACAGCAGGCGGCGGCCAATCTGGACAAATACCTGGCCAAGCGCAGGGCTTGA
- the arsA gene encoding arsenical pump-driving ATPase, whose amino-acid sequence MNNATNSTPGFLLAPTRFVFFTGKGGVGKTSLSTATAIALADAGRRVLLVSTDAASNLDEMLGMPMSNQPAQVPGVPRLRMLNIDPDAAAEAYRLRVLAQLEASASDAERKTVREQLSGACTTEIAAFDEFAALLAGEGDGADSGYDHVIFDTAPTGHTLRLLSLPKAWSGFLAGNDRGASCLGPHSGLKMQEARFNAALAALSDARLTTVVLVTRPDPRPMQEAARTAEELRTLGLSNQRLVINGVFHAARPDDPTARALEALGIEAIAQMPDALARLPRDEVPLRAFDTVGLSALRALLGGGTIPASAPVALAAAELPAEPLSRLADELAAMGHGLIMVMGKGGVGKTTIASALAVGLVQRGHSVHLTTTDPAAHVAKTLNGSLPNLKVGRIDPKAETEAYIAKIMATRGKALDDQGRALLLEDLQSPCTEEVAVFHAFSRVVNEARSAFVVLDTAPTGHSLLLMDATGAYHRQMLQQYESSSNAMHLITPLMRLQDAAMTHVILVTLPEVTPVSQAAALQDDLRRAKIEPWAWVINKSIAATGTSDPLLQARLAGEHRQAARIAGGLARRTFVLPWLPESPVGVKALGALAAANPV is encoded by the coding sequence ATGAACAACGCTACAAATTCCACCCCCGGCTTTCTCCTTGCACCCACGCGCTTTGTGTTCTTCACCGGCAAGGGCGGCGTCGGCAAGACCTCGCTGTCCACCGCCACGGCGATTGCGCTGGCCGACGCGGGCCGGCGTGTGCTCTTGGTCAGCACCGACGCGGCGTCGAATCTCGACGAAATGCTGGGCATGCCGATGTCCAACCAGCCCGCGCAAGTGCCCGGCGTGCCGCGCCTGCGCATGCTCAACATCGACCCGGACGCCGCCGCCGAGGCCTACCGGCTGCGCGTGCTGGCGCAACTCGAAGCCAGCGCCAGCGACGCCGAGCGCAAGACCGTGCGCGAGCAGTTGTCAGGCGCCTGCACCACCGAGATCGCCGCGTTCGACGAATTCGCCGCGCTGCTGGCCGGCGAAGGCGATGGCGCGGACAGCGGCTACGACCACGTCATCTTCGACACCGCGCCGACCGGCCACACGCTGCGCCTGCTCAGCCTGCCCAAGGCGTGGAGCGGCTTTCTGGCCGGCAACGACCGGGGCGCCTCGTGCCTGGGTCCGCATTCGGGCCTGAAGATGCAGGAGGCGCGCTTCAACGCCGCGCTGGCCGCGCTGAGCGATGCGCGGCTCACGACCGTCGTCCTCGTCACCCGGCCCGACCCGCGCCCGATGCAGGAGGCGGCGCGCACCGCCGAAGAGCTGCGCACGCTGGGTCTTTCCAACCAGCGTCTGGTCATCAACGGCGTGTTCCATGCCGCTCGCCCCGACGACCCGACCGCCCGCGCCCTCGAAGCGCTGGGCATCGAGGCCATCGCGCAGATGCCCGATGCGCTGGCCCGCCTGCCGCGCGACGAAGTGCCGCTGCGCGCCTTCGACACCGTGGGCTTGAGCGCCCTGCGCGCGCTGCTGGGCGGCGGGACGATTCCGGCAAGCGCGCCGGTTGCGCTGGCCGCCGCCGAGTTGCCAGCCGAGCCCTTGAGCCGGCTGGCCGATGAACTCGCCGCCATGGGGCACGGGCTGATCATGGTCATGGGCAAGGGCGGCGTCGGCAAGACCACGATTGCCAGCGCGCTGGCCGTGGGCCTGGTGCAGCGCGGCCACAGCGTTCACCTGACCACCACCGACCCGGCCGCGCATGTGGCCAAAACGCTGAACGGCAGCCTGCCGAACCTGAAGGTCGGCCGCATCGACCCCAAGGCCGAGACCGAAGCCTACATTGCCAAGATCATGGCGACGCGCGGCAAGGCGCTTGATGACCAAGGCCGGGCGCTGCTGCTCGAAGACCTGCAGTCGCCCTGCACCGAGGAAGTCGCCGTGTTCCACGCCTTCAGCCGCGTGGTGAACGAGGCGCGCAGCGCTTTCGTGGTGCTGGACACCGCGCCCACCGGCCACAGCCTGCTGCTGATGGACGCCACCGGCGCCTACCACCGGCAGATGCTGCAGCAGTATGAAAGCAGTTCCAACGCCATGCACCTCATCACCCCGCTGATGCGGCTGCAGGATGCGGCCATGACGCACGTCATTTTGGTGACGCTGCCCGAAGTCACGCCGGTCAGCCAGGCCGCCGCGCTGCAGGACGATTTGCGCCGCGCGAAGATCGAGCCCTGGGCCTGGGTCATCAACAAAAGCATCGCCGCCACCGGCACGAGCGACCCGCTGCTGCAGGCCCGGCTGGCCGGCGAGCACCGCCAGGCGGCGCGGATTGCCGGCGGGCTGGCGCGCCGGACCTTCGTGCTGCCGTGGCTGCCTGAGTCGCCGGTGGGGGTGAAGGCGCTGGGCGCGCTGGCCGCAGCCAATCCTGTTTAG